A window of the Cygnus atratus isolate AKBS03 ecotype Queensland, Australia chromosome 4, CAtr_DNAZoo_HiC_assembly, whole genome shotgun sequence genome harbors these coding sequences:
- the ALB gene encoding albumin isoform X2, with translation MKWVTLISFIFLFSSATSRNLQRVARDADHKSEIAHRYNDLKEETFKAVAMITFAQYLQRCSYDGLSKLVKDVVDLAQKCVANEEAPECSKSLPSIFLDEICHVEKLRDSYGAMADCCAKADSEKNECFLSFKIPQPDFVQPYQRPASDVICKEYEDNRVSFLGHFIYSVARRNPFLYAPTILSVAADYEHALQSCCKESDVGACLDGKETTIREKVKKISVKQQYSCGILKKFGDRIFQADKLVFLSQKYPKASFTEISKLIHDVKDVYKECCEGDMVECMDDRAELVNYMCSKHETFSSKIKDCCEKPIVERSQCIMEADFDDKPEDLPSLVEKYIQDKEVCKSFEAGHDAFMSEFVYEYSRRHPEFSTQLILRIAKGYETLLEKCCKTDNPAECYANAQDQLNEHIKETQDVVKTNCDLLTTHGEADFLKALLIRYTKKMPQVSTETLLEIGKKMTGVGIKCCKLSEDKRLRCSEGYLSMVIQDMCRRQETSPINDNVSHCCSDSYAYRRPCFSAMGVDTKYVPPPFNPEMFNFDEKLCSAPAEERAVGQMKLLVNLIKRKPQMTEEQIKTIADGFTAMVDKCCKQSDIETCFGEEGANLIVQSRATLGIGA, from the exons ATGAAGTGGGtaacattaatttcatttattttcctctttagttCAGCGACATCCAGGAATCTGCAAAGAGTTGCTCGAGATGCAG atCACAAGAGTGAGATTGCCCATCGCTACAATGATTTGAAGGAGGAGACATTTAAGGCAGT tgcCATGATCACATTTGCCCAGTATCTCCAGAGGTGTTCTTATGATGGACTGTCTAAGCTTGTGAAGGATGTTGTAGATCTGGCACAAAAGTGTGTGGCCAATGAAGAGGCTCCTGAGTGCTCAAAATCACTG CCCTCCATTTTCCTGGATGAAATCTGCCATGTAGAAAAACTCCGTGACTCATACGGTGCAATGGCTGACTGCTGTGCTAAAgctgattctgaaaaaaatgagtgtttCCTGTCATTTAAAATTCCCCAACCAGACTTCGTTCAGCCATACCAAAGACCAGCTTCTGATGTTATATGCAAGGAATATGAGGACAACAGAGTGTCATTTCTGGGACA tttcatCTATTCTGTTGCAAGAAGAAACCCCTTCTTGTATGCCCCTACAATCCTTAGTGTGGCTGCTGATTATGAACACGCACTTCAGAGCTGTTGCAAAGAGAGCGATGTCGGTGCTTGCTTGGACGGCAAG GAAACTACCATAAGagaaaaagtcaagaaaataaGCGTGAAGCAGCAGTATTCTTGTGGAATCCTCAAGAAGTTTGGAGATAGAATTTTCCAAGCAGA TAAACTTGTTTTCCTGAGTCAAAAATATCCCAAGGCTTCATTCACAGAAATCTCAAAACTTATCCATGATGTTAAGGATGTCTACAAAGAGTGCTGTGAAGGGGACATGGTGGAGTGCATGGATGACAGG gcAGAGCTTGTGAACTACATGTGCTCTAAACATGAGACTTTCTCAAGTAAAATCAAAGACTGCTGTGAGAAGCCCATTGTGGAACGAAGCCAGTGCATTATGGAAGCAGATTTTGATGACAAACCTGAAGATCTTCCTTCACTAGTTGAAAAATACATCCAAGATAAGGAAGTCTGTAAAAGCTTTGAGGCAGGCCATGATGCATTCATGTCAGA GTTTGTTTATGAATATTCACGAAGACACCCTGAGTTCTCCACACAGCTGATTCTGAGAATTGCTAAAGGATATGAAACACTCCTGGAAAAGTGCTGCAAAACCGACAACCCTGCTGAGTGCTATGCAAATGCT CAAGATCAACTGAACGAACATATCAAAGAAACTCAGGATGTTGTAAAGACAAACTGTGATCTTCTCACTACCCATGGCGAGGCAGACTTCCTCAAGGC ATTGCTGATCCGCTACACTAAGAAAATGCCTCAGGTATCAACTGAGACCTTGCTtgaaattggaaagaaaatgacaggCGTTGGTATCAAGTGCTGCAAGCTTTCTGAAGACAAACGCCTACGTTGTTCTGAGGGTTAT CTGAGCATGGTGATTCAGGATATGTGCAGGAGACAGGAGACCTCACCTATAAATGACAATGTTTCACACTGCTGCAGTGACTCCTACGCTTACAGGAGACCATGTTTCAGTGCCATGGGAGTAGATACCAAATATGTTCCTCCACCATTTAATCCTGAGATGTTCAACTTTGATGAAAAATTGTGCAGTGCTCCTGCTGAAGAACGGGCAGTAGGCCAGATGAA attgcTTGTCAACCTCATTAAACGCAAGCCCCAGATGACAGAAGAACAAATAAAGACAATTGCTGATGGGTTCACTGCCATGGTAGACAAGTGCTGCAAGCAGTCAGATATTGAGACATGCTTTGGCGAAGAG GGTGCCAATCTAATAGTCCAGAGCAGAGCCACATTAGGAATTGGTGCTTAA
- the ALB gene encoding albumin isoform X3: MVNILPKQVVKSSATSRNLQRVARDADHKSEIAHRYNDLKEETFKAVAMITFAQYLQRCSYDGLSKLVKDVVDLAQKCVANEEAPECSKSLPSIFLDEICHVEKLRDSYGAMADCCAKADSEKNECFLSFKIPQPDFVQPYQRPASDVICKEYEDNRVSFLGHFIYSVARRNPFLYAPTILSVAADYEHALQSCCKESDVGACLDGKETTIREKVKKISVKQQYSCGILKKFGDRIFQADKLVFLSQKYPKASFTEISKLIHDVKDVYKECCEGDMVECMDDRAELVNYMCSKHETFSSKIKDCCEKPIVERSQCIMEADFDDKPEDLPSLVEKYIQDKEVCKSFEAGHDAFMSEFVYEYSRRHPEFSTQLILRIAKGYETLLEKCCKTDNPAECYANAQDQLNEHIKETQDVVKTNCDLLTTHGEADFLKALLIRYTKKMPQVSTETLLEIGKKMTGVGIKCCKLSEDKRLRCSEGYLSMVIQDMCRRQETSPINDNVSHCCSDSYAYRRPCFSAMGVDTKYVPPPFNPEMFNFDEKLCSAPAEERAVGQMKLLVNLIKRKPQMTEEQIKTIADGFTAMVDKCCKQSDIETCFGEEGANLIVQSRATLGIGA, from the exons ATGGTTAATATTTTACCGAAACAGGTAGTAAAGAG ttCAGCGACATCCAGGAATCTGCAAAGAGTTGCTCGAGATGCAG atCACAAGAGTGAGATTGCCCATCGCTACAATGATTTGAAGGAGGAGACATTTAAGGCAGT tgcCATGATCACATTTGCCCAGTATCTCCAGAGGTGTTCTTATGATGGACTGTCTAAGCTTGTGAAGGATGTTGTAGATCTGGCACAAAAGTGTGTGGCCAATGAAGAGGCTCCTGAGTGCTCAAAATCACTG CCCTCCATTTTCCTGGATGAAATCTGCCATGTAGAAAAACTCCGTGACTCATACGGTGCAATGGCTGACTGCTGTGCTAAAgctgattctgaaaaaaatgagtgtttCCTGTCATTTAAAATTCCCCAACCAGACTTCGTTCAGCCATACCAAAGACCAGCTTCTGATGTTATATGCAAGGAATATGAGGACAACAGAGTGTCATTTCTGGGACA tttcatCTATTCTGTTGCAAGAAGAAACCCCTTCTTGTATGCCCCTACAATCCTTAGTGTGGCTGCTGATTATGAACACGCACTTCAGAGCTGTTGCAAAGAGAGCGATGTCGGTGCTTGCTTGGACGGCAAG GAAACTACCATAAGagaaaaagtcaagaaaataaGCGTGAAGCAGCAGTATTCTTGTGGAATCCTCAAGAAGTTTGGAGATAGAATTTTCCAAGCAGA TAAACTTGTTTTCCTGAGTCAAAAATATCCCAAGGCTTCATTCACAGAAATCTCAAAACTTATCCATGATGTTAAGGATGTCTACAAAGAGTGCTGTGAAGGGGACATGGTGGAGTGCATGGATGACAGG gcAGAGCTTGTGAACTACATGTGCTCTAAACATGAGACTTTCTCAAGTAAAATCAAAGACTGCTGTGAGAAGCCCATTGTGGAACGAAGCCAGTGCATTATGGAAGCAGATTTTGATGACAAACCTGAAGATCTTCCTTCACTAGTTGAAAAATACATCCAAGATAAGGAAGTCTGTAAAAGCTTTGAGGCAGGCCATGATGCATTCATGTCAGA GTTTGTTTATGAATATTCACGAAGACACCCTGAGTTCTCCACACAGCTGATTCTGAGAATTGCTAAAGGATATGAAACACTCCTGGAAAAGTGCTGCAAAACCGACAACCCTGCTGAGTGCTATGCAAATGCT CAAGATCAACTGAACGAACATATCAAAGAAACTCAGGATGTTGTAAAGACAAACTGTGATCTTCTCACTACCCATGGCGAGGCAGACTTCCTCAAGGC ATTGCTGATCCGCTACACTAAGAAAATGCCTCAGGTATCAACTGAGACCTTGCTtgaaattggaaagaaaatgacaggCGTTGGTATCAAGTGCTGCAAGCTTTCTGAAGACAAACGCCTACGTTGTTCTGAGGGTTAT CTGAGCATGGTGATTCAGGATATGTGCAGGAGACAGGAGACCTCACCTATAAATGACAATGTTTCACACTGCTGCAGTGACTCCTACGCTTACAGGAGACCATGTTTCAGTGCCATGGGAGTAGATACCAAATATGTTCCTCCACCATTTAATCCTGAGATGTTCAACTTTGATGAAAAATTGTGCAGTGCTCCTGCTGAAGAACGGGCAGTAGGCCAGATGAA attgcTTGTCAACCTCATTAAACGCAAGCCCCAGATGACAGAAGAACAAATAAAGACAATTGCTGATGGGTTCACTGCCATGGTAGACAAGTGCTGCAAGCAGTCAGATATTGAGACATGCTTTGGCGAAGAG GGTGCCAATCTAATAGTCCAGAGCAGAGCCACATTAGGAATTGGTGCTTAA
- the ALB gene encoding albumin isoform X1 gives MLHTSEIWPEVPRIYSSRGSSTANEHHCSFIFFPVDHKSEIAHRYNDLKEETFKAVAMITFAQYLQRCSYDGLSKLVKDVVDLAQKCVANEEAPECSKSLPSIFLDEICHVEKLRDSYGAMADCCAKADSEKNECFLSFKIPQPDFVQPYQRPASDVICKEYEDNRVSFLGHFIYSVARRNPFLYAPTILSVAADYEHALQSCCKESDVGACLDGKETTIREKVKKISVKQQYSCGILKKFGDRIFQADKLVFLSQKYPKASFTEISKLIHDVKDVYKECCEGDMVECMDDRAELVNYMCSKHETFSSKIKDCCEKPIVERSQCIMEADFDDKPEDLPSLVEKYIQDKEVCKSFEAGHDAFMSEFVYEYSRRHPEFSTQLILRIAKGYETLLEKCCKTDNPAECYANAQDQLNEHIKETQDVVKTNCDLLTTHGEADFLKALLIRYTKKMPQVSTETLLEIGKKMTGVGIKCCKLSEDKRLRCSEGYLSMVIQDMCRRQETSPINDNVSHCCSDSYAYRRPCFSAMGVDTKYVPPPFNPEMFNFDEKLCSAPAEERAVGQMKLLVNLIKRKPQMTEEQIKTIADGFTAMVDKCCKQSDIETCFGEEGANLIVQSRATLGIGA, from the exons ATGCTGCACACTTCTGAAATCTGGCCTGAGGTGCCCAGAATATATTCTTCAAGGGGGTCTAGCACAGCAAATGAACATcactgttcttttatttttttccctgtagatCACAAGAGTGAGATTGCCCATCGCTACAATGATTTGAAGGAGGAGACATTTAAGGCAGT tgcCATGATCACATTTGCCCAGTATCTCCAGAGGTGTTCTTATGATGGACTGTCTAAGCTTGTGAAGGATGTTGTAGATCTGGCACAAAAGTGTGTGGCCAATGAAGAGGCTCCTGAGTGCTCAAAATCACTG CCCTCCATTTTCCTGGATGAAATCTGCCATGTAGAAAAACTCCGTGACTCATACGGTGCAATGGCTGACTGCTGTGCTAAAgctgattctgaaaaaaatgagtgtttCCTGTCATTTAAAATTCCCCAACCAGACTTCGTTCAGCCATACCAAAGACCAGCTTCTGATGTTATATGCAAGGAATATGAGGACAACAGAGTGTCATTTCTGGGACA tttcatCTATTCTGTTGCAAGAAGAAACCCCTTCTTGTATGCCCCTACAATCCTTAGTGTGGCTGCTGATTATGAACACGCACTTCAGAGCTGTTGCAAAGAGAGCGATGTCGGTGCTTGCTTGGACGGCAAG GAAACTACCATAAGagaaaaagtcaagaaaataaGCGTGAAGCAGCAGTATTCTTGTGGAATCCTCAAGAAGTTTGGAGATAGAATTTTCCAAGCAGA TAAACTTGTTTTCCTGAGTCAAAAATATCCCAAGGCTTCATTCACAGAAATCTCAAAACTTATCCATGATGTTAAGGATGTCTACAAAGAGTGCTGTGAAGGGGACATGGTGGAGTGCATGGATGACAGG gcAGAGCTTGTGAACTACATGTGCTCTAAACATGAGACTTTCTCAAGTAAAATCAAAGACTGCTGTGAGAAGCCCATTGTGGAACGAAGCCAGTGCATTATGGAAGCAGATTTTGATGACAAACCTGAAGATCTTCCTTCACTAGTTGAAAAATACATCCAAGATAAGGAAGTCTGTAAAAGCTTTGAGGCAGGCCATGATGCATTCATGTCAGA GTTTGTTTATGAATATTCACGAAGACACCCTGAGTTCTCCACACAGCTGATTCTGAGAATTGCTAAAGGATATGAAACACTCCTGGAAAAGTGCTGCAAAACCGACAACCCTGCTGAGTGCTATGCAAATGCT CAAGATCAACTGAACGAACATATCAAAGAAACTCAGGATGTTGTAAAGACAAACTGTGATCTTCTCACTACCCATGGCGAGGCAGACTTCCTCAAGGC ATTGCTGATCCGCTACACTAAGAAAATGCCTCAGGTATCAACTGAGACCTTGCTtgaaattggaaagaaaatgacaggCGTTGGTATCAAGTGCTGCAAGCTTTCTGAAGACAAACGCCTACGTTGTTCTGAGGGTTAT CTGAGCATGGTGATTCAGGATATGTGCAGGAGACAGGAGACCTCACCTATAAATGACAATGTTTCACACTGCTGCAGTGACTCCTACGCTTACAGGAGACCATGTTTCAGTGCCATGGGAGTAGATACCAAATATGTTCCTCCACCATTTAATCCTGAGATGTTCAACTTTGATGAAAAATTGTGCAGTGCTCCTGCTGAAGAACGGGCAGTAGGCCAGATGAA attgcTTGTCAACCTCATTAAACGCAAGCCCCAGATGACAGAAGAACAAATAAAGACAATTGCTGATGGGTTCACTGCCATGGTAGACAAGTGCTGCAAGCAGTCAGATATTGAGACATGCTTTGGCGAAGAG GGTGCCAATCTAATAGTCCAGAGCAGAGCCACATTAGGAATTGGTGCTTAA
- the ALB gene encoding albumin isoform X4 — protein sequence MITFAQYLQRCSYDGLSKLVKDVVDLAQKCVANEEAPECSKSLPSIFLDEICHVEKLRDSYGAMADCCAKADSEKNECFLSFKIPQPDFVQPYQRPASDVICKEYEDNRVSFLGHFIYSVARRNPFLYAPTILSVAADYEHALQSCCKESDVGACLDGKETTIREKVKKISVKQQYSCGILKKFGDRIFQADKLVFLSQKYPKASFTEISKLIHDVKDVYKECCEGDMVECMDDRAELVNYMCSKHETFSSKIKDCCEKPIVERSQCIMEADFDDKPEDLPSLVEKYIQDKEVCKSFEAGHDAFMSEFVYEYSRRHPEFSTQLILRIAKGYETLLEKCCKTDNPAECYANAQDQLNEHIKETQDVVKTNCDLLTTHGEADFLKALLIRYTKKMPQVSTETLLEIGKKMTGVGIKCCKLSEDKRLRCSEGYLSMVIQDMCRRQETSPINDNVSHCCSDSYAYRRPCFSAMGVDTKYVPPPFNPEMFNFDEKLCSAPAEERAVGQMKLLVNLIKRKPQMTEEQIKTIADGFTAMVDKCCKQSDIETCFGEEGANLIVQSRATLGIGA from the exons ATGATCACATTTGCCCAGTATCTCCAGAGGTGTTCTTATGATGGACTGTCTAAGCTTGTGAAGGATGTTGTAGATCTGGCACAAAAGTGTGTGGCCAATGAAGAGGCTCCTGAGTGCTCAAAATCACTG CCCTCCATTTTCCTGGATGAAATCTGCCATGTAGAAAAACTCCGTGACTCATACGGTGCAATGGCTGACTGCTGTGCTAAAgctgattctgaaaaaaatgagtgtttCCTGTCATTTAAAATTCCCCAACCAGACTTCGTTCAGCCATACCAAAGACCAGCTTCTGATGTTATATGCAAGGAATATGAGGACAACAGAGTGTCATTTCTGGGACA tttcatCTATTCTGTTGCAAGAAGAAACCCCTTCTTGTATGCCCCTACAATCCTTAGTGTGGCTGCTGATTATGAACACGCACTTCAGAGCTGTTGCAAAGAGAGCGATGTCGGTGCTTGCTTGGACGGCAAG GAAACTACCATAAGagaaaaagtcaagaaaataaGCGTGAAGCAGCAGTATTCTTGTGGAATCCTCAAGAAGTTTGGAGATAGAATTTTCCAAGCAGA TAAACTTGTTTTCCTGAGTCAAAAATATCCCAAGGCTTCATTCACAGAAATCTCAAAACTTATCCATGATGTTAAGGATGTCTACAAAGAGTGCTGTGAAGGGGACATGGTGGAGTGCATGGATGACAGG gcAGAGCTTGTGAACTACATGTGCTCTAAACATGAGACTTTCTCAAGTAAAATCAAAGACTGCTGTGAGAAGCCCATTGTGGAACGAAGCCAGTGCATTATGGAAGCAGATTTTGATGACAAACCTGAAGATCTTCCTTCACTAGTTGAAAAATACATCCAAGATAAGGAAGTCTGTAAAAGCTTTGAGGCAGGCCATGATGCATTCATGTCAGA GTTTGTTTATGAATATTCACGAAGACACCCTGAGTTCTCCACACAGCTGATTCTGAGAATTGCTAAAGGATATGAAACACTCCTGGAAAAGTGCTGCAAAACCGACAACCCTGCTGAGTGCTATGCAAATGCT CAAGATCAACTGAACGAACATATCAAAGAAACTCAGGATGTTGTAAAGACAAACTGTGATCTTCTCACTACCCATGGCGAGGCAGACTTCCTCAAGGC ATTGCTGATCCGCTACACTAAGAAAATGCCTCAGGTATCAACTGAGACCTTGCTtgaaattggaaagaaaatgacaggCGTTGGTATCAAGTGCTGCAAGCTTTCTGAAGACAAACGCCTACGTTGTTCTGAGGGTTAT CTGAGCATGGTGATTCAGGATATGTGCAGGAGACAGGAGACCTCACCTATAAATGACAATGTTTCACACTGCTGCAGTGACTCCTACGCTTACAGGAGACCATGTTTCAGTGCCATGGGAGTAGATACCAAATATGTTCCTCCACCATTTAATCCTGAGATGTTCAACTTTGATGAAAAATTGTGCAGTGCTCCTGCTGAAGAACGGGCAGTAGGCCAGATGAA attgcTTGTCAACCTCATTAAACGCAAGCCCCAGATGACAGAAGAACAAATAAAGACAATTGCTGATGGGTTCACTGCCATGGTAGACAAGTGCTGCAAGCAGTCAGATATTGAGACATGCTTTGGCGAAGAG GGTGCCAATCTAATAGTCCAGAGCAGAGCCACATTAGGAATTGGTGCTTAA